One Delphinus delphis chromosome 3, mDelDel1.2, whole genome shotgun sequence genomic region harbors:
- the FTMT gene encoding ferritin, mitochondrial, with translation MLPCFLFLSKHISTSLVSLRRARHGFALPPRWVPRRPWGSPPAAPGRLLAAAASSRGPAGPAGASSSVRQNFHPDCEAAINRQINLELCASYVYLSMAYYFSRDDVALHNFARYFLRLSREETEHAEKLMRLQNQRGGQICLQDIKKPDQDDWKSGLNAMECALLLEKNVNQSLLELHTLASDKGDPHLCDFLETHYLNEQVKSIKQLGDHVHNLVKMGAPDSGLAEFLFDRHTLGNENNQN, from the coding sequence ATGCTGCCCTGTTTCTTGTTCCTCTCCAAGCACATCAGCACTTCGTTGGTGTCCCTGCGCAGGGCGCGCCACGGCTTCGCGCTCCCGCCGCGCTGGGTCCCCAGGCGGCCCTGGGGCTCCCCGCCCGCCGCCCCCGGCCGCCTGCTGGCCGCAGCCGCGTCCTCGCGGGGACCAGCAGGACCAGCCGGCGCCTCCTCCAGCGTGCGCCAGAACTTCCACCCGGACTGCGAGGCCGCCATCAACCGCCAGATCAACCTGGAGCTCTGTGCGTCCTACGTGTACTTGTCTATGGCCTATTACTTCTCCCGAGATGACGTGGCCTTGCACAACTTCGCCAGATATTTCCTTCGACTGTCCCGGGAGGAGACCGAGCACGCGGAGAAGCTGATGAGGCTGCAGAACCAGCGGGGAGGACAGATCTGCCTACAGGACATCAAGAAACCGGACCAGGACGACTGGAAAAGCGGGCTGAATGCCATGGAGTGCGCTCTGCTcttggaaaagaatgtgaacCAGTCGTTGCTGGAATTGCACACTCTGGCCTCAGACAAAGGTGACCCCCATTTGTGCGATTTCCTGGAAACCCACTATCTGAATGAGCaggtgaagtctatcaaacaACTAGGTGACCACGTGCACAACTTGGTTAAGATGGGAGCCCCGGATTCTGGCCTGGCAGAGTTCCTTTTTGACAGACATACCCttggaaatgaaaacaatcaGAACTAA